Proteins co-encoded in one Aspergillus luchuensis IFO 4308 DNA, chromosome 6, nearly complete sequence genomic window:
- the admA gene encoding ADAM family of metalloprotease ADM-A (COG:O;~EggNog:ENOG410Q2X2;~InterPro:IPR001762,IPR024079,IPR001590,IPR036436;~MEROPS:MER0182135;~PFAM:PF01421,PF13688,PF13574,PF13582,PF13583;~SECRETED:SignalP(1-22);~TransMembrane:1 (n7-17c22/23o491-513i);~go_function: GO:0004222 - metalloendopeptidase activity [Evidence IEA];~go_function: GO:0008237 - metallopeptidase activity [Evidence IEA];~go_process: GO:0006508 - proteolysis [Evidence IEA]), with translation MRSFFDVLTVVCTFTLIRNVLGHSVRNPATEHAARLEQVVIHPQSRTTSVKGQLDITIGVPGHGGPVRLQLEPNRDILAQDTYIEYLDGTEPQSLDGDRERVFRGDVLVNSSSNAWHPAGRARIYLIQDGTSPLFEGAFTLFDQQYHLNLVTQTNSSYPHMEISTSGDAISTLSQNTVFPRQSTQDNTCSRPRRVALIGLATDCSYRAAFSSTDELRRGLISMVNTASEVYERTWNISLAIRNITISDESCPDTPQRDTPWNVGCSSGNLDWRLQQFASWRRWHYDPNAYWTLMTNCPTGNVVGVSIVGGLCTTYSGANVVARTSNQWQVFAHESGHMFGATHDCESQTCSTSNGDCCPLSSSSCDAGGQYIMNPSSTSYQTSFSPCTVGQVCSLLRSGRVEDDCLVHSNDTGPTISGPSTPAGECGNGIVEDGEECDCGENCADNSNSNSCCVNCRLVSGSQCDSGSGRCPSGRCEGSEDRRPLGGYEPLVIGLAAGIGGGLLLGIVIAIVWRCCGRRRVDKQDEPTLAREVNNNHIYR, from the exons ATGAGGAGTTTCTTTGATGTTCTCACTGTGGTGTGCACCTTCACTTTGATTCGAAATGTTCTTG GCCATTCGGTTCGAAACCCAGCCACAGAACATGCAGCCCGACTCGAGCAGGTCGTGATTCACCCCCAGTCCCGGACTACCTCGGTCAAGGGCCAACTGGACATTACTATAGGGGTTCCTGGACATGGTGGCCCGGTGCGGCTGCAATTGGAACCGAACCGGGACATTCTTGCCCAGGATACTTATATCGAGTATCTGGACGGCACAGAACCCCAATCACTCGATGGAGACAGGGAAAGAGTGTTTCGGGGTGACGTCCTGGTGAATTCGTCCAGCAATGCATGGCATCCAGCAGGACGAGCACGCATATATCTCATCCAGGATGGGACAAGCCCGCTGTTCGAGGGAGCCTTCACGCTGTTCGATCAACAATATCACCTCAACCTAGTCACGCAGACCAATTCCTCCTATCCGCACATGGAAATCAGCACATCTGGAGATGCTATAAGCACACTGTCTCAGAACACAGTCTTCCCCCGGCAATCCACCCAAGACAACACATGCTCCCGGCCCCGGCGAGTCGCTCTGATCGGTCTCGCCACAGATTGTTCCTACCGCGCCGCATTCTCATCCACAGATGAGCTCCGCCGAGGACTAATCAGCATGGTGAACACCGCATCAGAGGTCTACGAGAGGACATGGAACATCTCGCTCGCCATCCGCAACATCACCATCAGCGACGAGTCATGTCCTGACACACCCCAGCGAGACACCCCATGGAACGTCGGCTGCTCCAGTGGGAACCTGGACTGGCGACTCCAGCAATTTGCCTCATGGCGACGCTGGCATTACGACCCCAATGCCTACTGGACTCTGATGACCAATTGTCCCACTGGGAATGTGGTGGGTGTGTCCATCGTGGGAGGGCTCTGTACGACTTACTCCGGGGCAAACGTAGTGGCGCGGACTTCCAATCAGTGGCAGGTTTTTGC CCACGAATCCGGCCACATGTTCGGCGCGACCCATGACTGCGAGTCCCAAACCTGCTCCACTTCGAATGGAGATTGCTGCCCTTTGTCTTCGAGCTCTTGCGACGCCGGCGGACAGTATATCATGAACCCATCTTCCACGTCCTACCAGACGTCCTTTTCGCCCTGCACTGTTGGACAAGTGTGCTCATTGCTTCGCTCTGGCAGAGTAGAGGATGACTGCCTTGTACATAGTAACGATACCGGACCTACGATCAGTGGTCCAAGTACCCCTGCTGGTGAGTGCGGCAATGGCAtcgtcgaggatggcgaggagtGCGATTGCGGTGAGAACTGCGCGGACAATTCCAATTCCAATTCCTGCTGCGTTAACTGCCGGTTGGTAAGTGGCTCGCAATGCGATAGTGGCAGTGGGCGTTGCCCATCTGGACGCTGCGAAGGTAGTGAGGATCGCCGTCCGTTAGGGGGATATGAACCGCTGGTTATTGGACTGGCTGCTGGTATAGGAGGGGGGTTGCTTCTTGGGATAGTCATTGCCATTGTGTGGCGCTGttgtgggaggagaagagtggATAAACAGGACGAACCTACTCTCGCTAGagaagtaaataataatcatatatACCGATAG
- a CDS encoding alpha/beta hydrolase (COG:S;~EggNog:ENOG410PQYN;~InterPro:IPR002925,IPR029058;~PFAM:PF12697,PF02129,PF01738;~SECRETED:SignalP(1-19);~go_function: GO:0016787 - hydrolase activity [Evidence IEA]) — translation MKLPALLLAPILHTICTTAQNLSYGADNFYRSNLVTLQPVTFPTQYQTLIAGNLFIPNNLTSSTPAPAIIVGHPMGAVKEQSANLYATKMAERGYITLSIDLPFWGSSTGTPRNAVSPDLYTEAFSAAVDYLGSNTTTITTIPSIPHPITINRNRIGVIGICASGGFALSAAKIDPRIKAIVTASMYDMGTVNRQGLRHSQNLTQRQEVIASAALQRWPEYEHPGGATNPIGYTGGTPNTLTANASAVDREFYDFYRTVRGEFTPLGSTPELTTHPTVTSNLKFMNFYPLEDLDVIAPRPVLFISGDQAHSREFSENAYRGASEPKELLWVPGAGHVDLYDRVELIPWERIEGFFGRNL, via the coding sequence ATGAAActcccagccctcctcctcgccccaATCCTGCATACAATATGCACCACGGCGCAAAACCTCTCCTACGGCGCCGACAACTTCTACCGAAGTAACCTGGTAACCCTACAACCAGTGACCTTCCCAACGCAATACCAAACCCTCATCGCCGGcaacctcttcatccccaacaacctcACCAGCTCCACCCCGGCGCCCGCCATCATCGTGGGCCACCCCATGGGCGCCGTCAAAGAGCAATCCGCCAACCTATACGCCACCAAAATGGCCGAACGCGGCTACATCACCCTGTCCATCGACCTCCCCTTCTggggcagcagcaccggcaCCCCCCGCAACGCCGTCTCACCCGACCTCTACACCGAAGCCTTCAGCGCCGCAGTCGACTACCTGggcagcaacaccaccaccatcaccaccatcccttCCATCCCCCACCCCATAACCATCAACCGCAACCGCATCGGCGTCATCGGCATCTGCGCCAGCGGAGGCTTCGCTCTCAGCGCGGCCAAAATCGACCCGCGCATCAAAGCCATCGTCACCGCCAGCATGTACGACATGGGCACCGTCAACCGGCAAGGTCTGCGCCACTCGCAGAACCTCACCCAGCGTCAGGAAGTGATTGCCTCCGCTGCGCTACAGCGCTGGCCTGAGTACGAGCATCCTGGCGGAGCGACCAATCCCATTGGTTATACTGGCGGTACGCCGAACACCCTCACGGCTAATGCTAGTGCTGTGGACCGCGAGTTCTATGACTTCTACCGCACGGTGCGTGGCGAGTTTACGCCGCTGGGTTCGACCCCCGAGTTGACGACGCATCCGACGGTGACGAGTAACTTGAAGTTCATGAACTTTTATCCCCTGGAGGATTTGGATGTCATTGCGCCTAGACCTGTGCTGTTTATTTCCGGGGATCAGGCCCATTCTAGGGAGTTTAGTGAGAATGCGTATAGGGGGGCGAGCGAGCCGAAGGAGTTGTTGTGGGTGCCTGGGGCTGGACATGTTGATTTGTATGATCGCGTGGAGTTGATTCCGTGGGAGAGGATTGAGGGGTTCTTTGGGAGGAATTTGTGA
- a CDS encoding uncharacterized protein (COG:Q;~EggNog:ENOG410PUWG;~InterPro:IPR036291), translating into MDITASPLRKHIKASPDCPSLPSSKTTNGHLSSFIMPPYVHTGPVDCSQDADCSSLAGKTAIVTGGANGLGEAYVRALVAAGVYVCIGDIDTQKGPKLEAELPG; encoded by the exons ATGGACATCACTGCTTCCCCACTTCGCAAGCACATAAAGGCATCCCCCGATTGTCCTTCTCTTCCGTCTTCCAAGACAACCAACGGACATCTATCCTCTTTCATCATGCCGCCCTACGTACACACTGGCCCAGTCGATTGCTCCCAGGACGCAGACTGCAGCTCCTTGGCGGGCAAAACCGCCATCGTCACAGGCGGTGCCAACGGCCTTGGTGAAGCCTATGTGCGCGCTCTCGTCGCAGCCGG TGTCTACGTCTGTATCGGTGACATCGACACACAGAAAGGTCCGAAACTTGAAGCCGAGCTACCAGGGTAA
- a CDS encoding uncharacterized protein (COG:Q;~EggNog:ENOG410Q8MJ;~InterPro:IPR036291,IPR002347,IPR020904;~go_function: GO:0016491 - oxidoreductase activity [Evidence IEA];~go_process: GO:0055114 - oxidation-reduction process [Evidence IEA]) yields the protein MHHFIRQNGTTPTPEQEDTCLILIGSGAAFLDVPRSPQYCASKWAMRGIMHSLRRTAYYYGSRVNVISPWYVHTGILSEEAFAHCKRAGVEFAAAEDAGRCLLRILADGRVNGHSFFVTARKWAEKGFMDLDLEDFGDDALLGEVQEMQICSAPVEAGLIV from the coding sequence ATGCACCACTTCATCCGCCAGAACGGAACCACACCTACcccagagcaagaagatacCTGCCTGATCCTCATCGGCTCAGGCGCGGCGTTCCTCGACGTGCCACGCTCGCCGCAGTACTGTGCCAGTAAGTGGGCGATGCGGGGAATCATGCATTCCCTGCGTCGGACGGCATATTACTACGGGTCCCGAGTCAATGTGATTAGCCCGTGGTATGTGCACACCGGGATTTTGTCCGAGGAGGCATTTGCACACTGTAAGCGGGCCGGGGTGGAGTTTGCCGCAGCGGAGGATGCAGGGCGCTGCCTGCTGAGGATCCTGGCAGATGGGAGAGTTAATGGGCATTCGTTCTTTGTGACGGCTCGGAAGTGGGCGGAGAAGGGGTTTATGGATTTGGACTTGGAGGATTTCGGGGATGATGCGTTGCTGGGGGAGGTGCAGGAGATGCAGATTTGCAGTGCCCCGGTGGAGGCAGGGTTGATTGTGTAG